The genome window GCTGAGTTCTGGGAGGATACATTCAACTGCAGACTGGAAAAAAGTGAGGAAGCAGTGCTGATTATTGACACCTCACATTCACAGTCCTTGTGGTCATGttatgatgttttgtttgtttcgtttTGTCTGTCTGAGTGGAGCAGTAGCTGCTTCAAGACCAAATCCCAAATTGACAGAGAAATTACAGATATTAAACAAAGATATAAGGTGCACAGAAATTAAAAGTATATTAATAATTTCAGTTGATATGACAATTTTCCCTGTCACATTTAGACACTCTGTTGTcttgaacacaaacacacatggaccTTTCGGCCAGCAGGCTAAACAAAGTACTAATAAAGCTCTGCAACTGTACTTATTAGCATGCATCAGTTGTACTATATGTTTAAGTATGCATGTACTTCTTATGAGGCTAATATACTGAAAGTATTTAAGTCaagaaaatacaaacattttctgCATTTAATAAATGCGACTAATTGCCATGCAGatgaataataatgtaaaatcaCTGTCAAGTTTAAGAAACAcctgtcactgtctctgtgtgtttttaggtGCAGCCACAGATAAAAGCATATGTGATGGAACTGAAGACATACAGATGATCCAAAGCCCGTACACTGACACATCCCAGTTGCGAATCACTAACATGGTGTACAAGGCTGTTTATGCAATAGCTCATGCCATTCATAATGCAGTGTGTCAGGAAACTAATTCTACAACTCAGTGTGACAAATTCACCAAGACAGAGCCCAGAGAGGTCAGTCAAAACAAATATGTAAAAGAATAAGTGAATGctcatatgttttttttgtttgttttttgctacaacacacattttgttgaatattactattattttactCTTTTTCATTTCTGTCCCTCATTGTTTAACATTACTTCATCCTGACAGGTTCTTACACAGCTGAAGGAAGTCAATTTTTCCCAAAATGGTTATGATGTGTCATTTGATGCCAACGGGGATCCTGTGGCCACATACGAGCTGGTTAACTGGCAAAAAAGTGAGAGTGGCAGCATTGAGTTGGTGACAGTAGGACACTATGATGCATCACTGCCAGCAGGCCAGGAGTTCAGTATCAACAGGAAGCTCACCTGGGTGGAAGGTGGCACACAAGTAAGGAGACCAAAAGTAATGAATTAACATTATTCAACTTTGGTGATCTTAAAGTGTACgatgtgttttttggacccTGATAGTCATATTTCTACCAGCTGTGAAGAGATCTGTTCCAAATTTACCGTATATTTAGTGCGAAAGTttccttttatatttttcaagtAAATGTTCACGTGCTGAGCTGTGGCAAAGGGAGAGTAACATAGAAAGGAATCCATAGGTGGCTACAGGGCATAGTGTATTCATTACTTTATCCATTGTCTGTATCCACTTATCTTGGTGCAGGGTCACAGGGGCATCAGGTATAAGGAAGCTAAATTAGAAGGGAAGATCAGGAGTGATGCTAGTGCACAATCAAAGTCCAGAACAACTGGTGCTCCCAATGGCCAGTCTGACCAACCCAGCTGTGAGCATTTGTTCAAGaattttaaacacatttctaTTATCATTCTAAACATGGATTTGCATTCATTGTCTGTATGCTACCACTCagatatgtttgttttgttactgtTTATGAAGACCAGTCATACATGTCATATGAAAGAAAAGGATGCATCTAAAAGTTGTGGCTGGTAGACAGATGACCTCAAACCTGGACTTTCTAACCTTTTTCATTTTACCAATAAATAATAGACATATTTCAAAGCaagctgaaaatgaaaattatcATAGCTTTTTCCACCACAGCAACTAACAGAACTAGATTTTCACCAGATGCTgacaaaacaaatatgaaatCAACAGCAGAGAGAATGTAGGCCCCAACTAGGACAGCGTATGCTGGTTGGCACTGAAATGAATGCACAGTAATAAAATCATAGCAaggacattaaaacaaaaaaaacagaaaaaagaaaaaaagtttagcCTCTGAATTTTGGAAGAACAATAACAACATTAAACCTGTAATGGTTACTTCCCAACACAGCCCACAGTGTTTAATGCTCAGTAGTGATATGTGGAGCAACCAGTGGGTGGGTTTGGGTAAGCTTACTAGAAATATCACAGATTTGGGCCAGTGGCTCACCTCCTCTCACTCACTTTCTCTTCcaaacacatacattcacataaacatgtcattttaGCTTCAGCTGAATTTCAGAATGAATGTTTACACAAAACAGGTACTGTGGATTTTGTCCCTGAAAACTgacaatacacatacacataatgcACATATTGAATattatttacatattcatatatgTAAAAATTGTTTTACAAGACTTGCAAAATGTGAGCCTATCCTTTAATCCTCACAGCTTTGTAGCACACCTgtacagtgttgggcaagttacatccaaaatataaaacattatatattattagttactgtcatttgaaagtaattagttacattaCAATATTACTATCTGAATTGTAATGCGTTACACTACTTTTGCATTACTTTTGAGTTACTTTCAACAAAGCAGCTGCAGAAATTTATGACTAAGCatttaaaatgctaaaatgcAGATTGTTGTAGCTGATTATTTACATTCAGTGGAGGGTGATGTAACATAATGACTGTGTGGGCCCCTAAAGCTACTAACAATTTAATATAATAGGCACAGTAAAGGCTCATGGCTCAATACAATAAGTAACAATGACTCAACAGCATGGACTCGCCATTTAGGTtgttatttaaaataataacaagGTAGATGGCCGCATGGCCCACTCTCTATGACAACGTTAGCTTACCTTGTCATTGCTGGTGTTCACGGGGATTTTGCTGACAAGCTTTCTGAACGCTGGTGATTCTACCGTTGATAGGGATTGTATGTCTTCCACAATATATTCTGCCACCAGTCTCCTCACTTCTCTGGCTTCAAGAACCATGGCAGACCGAGAGAAACTTAACTTTTGTTGCTTTGTCTGTCCCGTGTGCTCgtcctcttttttctttctcttctccgcaggtgcatctctctctctcagcttaGTGTTAGCGTGGCACCAGTCCAGGTGTTTCTTTAAGTTACTTGTGCTATTTTTTGACGTTGAGAGTTCCCTCGGTGTCGCACACAGattgcattttattattatgtttttctccttctctctgagGAAGTGAAAATAATGGGCAGATGTCCATCGCACAAATGTAGAGTCCAGCATCGTGTCTGTTGTCATCTCAGCCTCAGCGAATTTCAGCAacagaaaatagttcttacTCGCggctgtttttctgttgttgggATGTCTCACGAGTCGCGGTGTTGGTgaattcttaaaaaaataacagctaATCGGGTTAAAATACGTTGTAACGCGCGTTACTTCGATTGTAACGGGTAAAATATTACCGAAAAATTATTAGTAATGCGTTATATTACTGCGTTACAGCAAATAGTAATACATTGCTGTAATTGTGTTACTTTTGTAATGCGTTACTCCCAACACTGCACCTGAatatgtgtgagtctgtgtgtatcTATGTGTCAGGTGCCTGTGTCAGTGTGCACTGACAGCTGTCCTCCAGGAACTCGTAAAGTGCTGCAGAAAGGAAAACCCATCTGCTGTTATGACTGTATACTGTGTCCCGAAGGAGAGATTAGCAATGTTACAggtactttattattttgtaatgcATATTCACAATACAAATATACATCTGCTAAAAGCCATTTATATTTTCAGATTCCCCTGATTGTTTCCCTTGCCCCAAGGAGTTCTGGCCTAATGCAGAGAGAGACACTTGTCTCCCCAAGCCTGTAGAGTTTCTTTCCTTCGGCGAGATCCTAGGAATCATCCTAGCTGTGTTCTCAGTTGGTGGCGCCTGTATAGCGACAATAACAGCAGCTATATTCTATCGTCATAGGAAATCTCCGATTGTCAGGGCCAACAACTCTGAGCTGAGCTTCCTGCTGCTCTTTTCCCTGACTCTATGTTTCTTATGTCCATTAACTTTCATTGGACCACCCTCTGAGTGGTCCTGCATGCTGCGCCACACAGCATTTGGGATCACCTTTGTCCTCTGTATGTCTTGTGTTCTAGGAAAAACAATTGTAGTGTTAATGGCCTTCAAAGCTACACTCCCAGGCAGTAATGTgatgaaatggtttggtcctCCACAGCAAAGAATGACTGTGGTATTCTTCACATTCATTCAAGTTTTAATATGTACTATATGGTTGGTTCTTAGTCCCCCTTTTCCAATGAAAAACCTCACCACATACAAGAAGAGAATAATTTTGGAGTGTGCATTAGGCTCAGCTATAGGGTTCTGGGCTGTGCTTGGATACATAGGCCTACTGGCTGTCTTTTGCTTTGTGTTAGCTGTCCTAGCCCGGAAACTACCTGATAATTTTAATGAAGCCAAACTTATCACCTTCAGCATGTTGATATTCTGTGCAGTCTGGATCACCTTTATCCCAGCATATGTCAGCTCTCCTGGGAAGTTTACTGTGGCTGTGGAGATATTTGCTATTCTGGCCTCCAGTTTTGGACTAATACTGTGTATATTTGCTCCAAAGTGTTTCATCATATTGTTTAAGCCAGAAAAGAACACCAAGAAACatttaatgaataaaactcAATCTTAAGACATTTGAGGGTTAGAAACAGTTAGGATGGCAGCAGTAAAAAGCTTATGATGTGCGCATTCAGAACAGTCTTCACCTAGCTGATTCACATAGTAACACATGctttacattaaatatttcatatttaaagtACCATTTCGTGAATATCCTTTCTAACGTTATTGTCttctttactatttttttttcattatctgcatacaaaataacatacagtacacacacacacacacacacacacacacacacaaacacaaacttctAAAAGTTGTATGTATTagcaatgtttatttttgtgtttatttgacttTGCAATGTTGTGAATAAATGCTTTTGGTATTATACTTGCTGTCTGTTgcatatttactgtattttatgagactgatttCATTCACaagctatcatttttcccttcttGGGAATGATGCCACACGATGCGATTTATTGTAAATTAACTcacatatttaacataattaaaaatgattattaatatttattaaaacagtgagtcatcagaaatcagaaatcatcTTAACAATGAGAAATGTTTTACCTTAAGCTTGCTTGGGCCATGTTAAggttaacaatattttaacggAGCAAGGAAAGCTAATTGCTACTGTGCTTGGttgaaacggaaaaaaaaaaaaacattgcttcGAGATGattgtcagagatggcagaggtatgatcacataatcCTATTTGAGCTACAACACATGGTTAGTTCCATGTTTTATTTCCCAATTGCTCTTGGAAAGAAGAATagagtactgtaaacaaactgttaccatTGGAAATCGCTGGTTTCGGTTCAACGTTGGAAGTCGTGCACTTAATTCGACGGGGGATCATGGGagctaggaataaggtggataaatCCCAATTTGTGCTTAGACAGTGGCACACGCTCATTTCAAGTCcctttttttgtgcatgtgcaATGGTGTTTACAATGATAACTTTGTTAGAGGAGAAGagatacatgaaaaaaaaacttgacaaGCCTTATTCAAAGACCACTGGATAAGAGTATCCTCTCTACCCTATCTTCTCTAAGCTGATAGGGAGAAGCTTTGTCTGAAAATCTATataaaccagtgaaaacacacagcatGATCACATGCAGACAGTTGAGGGATGGAGATCTCAGCTCTCTTTATTGGCCTGATGCTGTCTCTGGGTTTTTGTGAGCTGAACTTAGCTTTTGCTTTGAATGGTTCTGGGGATCGTATGAAAAATTGGGCTGGGTTTTCAGAGGATACGAGTGGTGCTGGGTTTGTAACTGATGCCTCGTCTGTAAAATGTACACTTCAGGGTACCACTCGTGTACCTGCGTTCTCAATGGGTGGTGACTATATTATTGGTGGGGTTTTCGCCATACACTACTACATGTACACATTAAAGcacaactacaccaccatgcCTGAGCCACTAAGGTGCACAGGGAGGTGAGTAaaagggaggaaggaggaatAAGAGGATGTTAAACTGTCTGTGCATAGAAATGTTTTTTGGAAATGTTTGCAGCTATTATGTTCACAAAAACAGTAGTGTGAAAATAAGCatcctgtgttttctttttgttaaaatATAGGTGTGTTTCACAGccattttctacatttttaaCATGATAAAAACATAATAAGAATTTTGATTCACTTGACTATTGATAATTTGTGCATTACGGCCCATGTGAATTTTGGACTGATTTCTAATCCTGTGTTTTGAACTCGGTGTTCAGGCAATTCATTGATGTGTATTTGCTCCACAGATGCAGTGCAGCCACTGTATCAATTCAAGTCCTTAATTTCAAATTGCAGTTAATCTTTAGTGTGCATTTCTAGGAGTATTTCTTTACAAAAAAGTGTCTGTGTGCAGCATGATCCTCCAGGAACTGCGCTCCTCACGTGCAATGATTTTTGCCATCGAGGAGATTAACAACAGCACAGAGCTACTGCCTGGCATCAAGCTCGGTTATCAGATCTACGACTCGTGCGCTTCAGTGCCCGTGGCTGTGCATGTGGCATTCCAGCTTTCAAGTGGTCTGGACCCGGTGTTTTACACAGGCAACAGCTGCTCACAATCTGGTATGGTGATGGCTGTCATTGGTGATTCAGGGTCTACGCCATCCATCGGCATGTCGCGCATTGTTGGGTCTTTCAACATTCCTcaagtaattgtttttaatttctggcAAACTGTGTTTATTATACAGTACTGATTTTTTTGTGCTGTGCTGTTAAATAATTACACCATTGTTATCATTTAGGTGAGCCACTATGCCACTTGTGCATGCCTGTCAGATAAGCAGCAGTACCCGACTTTCTTCAGAACAATCCCTAGTGACCAGTTTCAGGCTGACGCTCTGGCCAAGCTGGTAAAACACTTTGGCTGGACATGGATAGGTGCTGTCAGGTCAGATTCAGATTATGGCAATAATGGCATGGCGTCTTTCCTGGACGCAGCACACAAAGAGGGAATCTGTGTGGAATACTCTGAATCTTTCTATCGGACCCACCCACGCAGCAGGATCCAGAGAGTGGCTGATGTTATCCGCAGGTTTCTACATCACTGACTGTGCTTTTGTTCCCTGTGCTGACACtggcctttttttaaaattatcttGCCATGTTTCTGTTTTCCATCATGATTATTCCTCTCATATTTATTACTCATATTTTCTGAACATAGTCGATGGGACCAAATATCATCTCTCTCTCCAGGTCGACAGCTATGGTTGTTGTGGCATTTACATCCCCTGGAGACATGAGGATCTTACTGGAAGAGCTGTCACTCAAGCCTTCTCCACCTCGCCAGTGGATCGGCAGTGAGTCTTGGGTAACCGACCCAGACATGCTGAGGTTCAGCTTCTGTTCTGGAGCCATCGGATTTGCCATTGAGAAATCTGTCATCCCAGGTCTGAGAGACTTCTTGCTGGATCTCTCTCCCTCTAAAGTTGCTGCCTCTCCAGTGCTTACTGAGTTCTGGGAGGATGCATTCAACTGCAGTCTGGGAAAAAGTGAGGAAGCAGTGCTGATTATTGACACCTCACATTCACAGTCCTTGTGGTCATGTTatggtgttttgtttgtgtcgtTTTGTCTGTCTGAGTGGAGCAGTAGCTGCTTCAAGACCAAATCCCAAATTGACAGAGAAATTACAGATATTAAACAAAGATATAAGGTGCACAGAAATTAAAAGTATATTAATAATTTCAGTTGATATGACAATTTTCCCTGTCACATTTAGACACTCTGTTGTCTtgaacacaagcacacatggACCTTTCGGCCAGCAGGCTAAACAAAGTACTAATAAAGCTCTGCAACTGTACTTATTAGCATGCATCAGTTGTACTATATGTTTAAGTATGCATGTACTTCTTATGAGGCTAATATACTGAAAGTATTTAAGTCaagaaaatacaaacattttctgCATTTAATAAATGCGACTAATTGCCATGCAGatgaataataatgtaaaatcaCTGTCAAGTTTAAGAAACAcctgtcactgtctctgtgtgtttttaggtGCAGCCACAGATAAAAGCATATGTGATGGAACTGAAGACATACAGATGATCCAGACCCCGTACACTGACACATCCCAGTTGCGAATCACTAACATGGTGTACAAGGCTGTTTATGCAATAGCTCATGCCATTCATAATGCAGTGTGTCAGGAAACTAATTCTACAACTCAGTGTGACAAATTCACCAAGACAGAGCCCAGAGAGGTCAGTTGAAACAAATATGTAAAAGAATAAGTGAATGctcatatgttttttttgtttgttttttgctacaacacacattttgttgaatattactattattttactCTTTTTCATTTCTGTCCCTCATTGTTTAACATTACTTCATCCTCACAGGTTCTCACACAGCTGAAGGAAGTCAATTTTTCCCAAAATGGTTATGATGTGTCATTTGATGCCAACGGGGATCCTGTGGCCACATACGAGCTGGTTAACTGGCAAAAAAGTGAGAGTGGCAGCATTGAGTTGGTGACAGTAGGACACTATGATGCATCACTGCCAGCGGGCCAGGAGTTCAGTATCAACAGGAAACTCACCTGGGTGGAAGGTGGCACACAAGTAAGGAGCCCAAAAGTAATGAATTAACATATTCAACTTTGGTGATCTTAAAGTGTAcgatatgtgttttttggacccTGATAGTCATATTTCTACCAGCTGTAAAGAGATCTGTTCCAAATTTACCGTATATTTAGTGcgaaagtttccctttatattttTCAAGTAAATGTTCACGTGCTGAGCTGTGGCAAAGGGAGCGTAACATAGAAAGGAATCCATAGGTGGCTACAGGGCATAGTGTATTCATTACTTTATCCATtgtctgtaaccacttatcttGGTGCAGGGTCACAGGGGCATCAGGTATAAGGAAGCTAAATTAGAAGGGAAGATCAGGAGTGATGCTAGTGCACAATCAAAGTCCAGAACAACTGGTGCTCCCAGTGGCCAGTCCGACCAACCCAGCTGTGAGCATTTGATCAAGAATTTCAAACACATTTCTATTATCATTCTAAACATGGATTTGCATTCATTGTCTGTATGCTACCACTCagatatgtttgttttgttactgtTTATGAAGACCAGTCATACATGTCATATGAAAGAAAGGGATGCATCTAAATGTTGTGGCTGGTAGACAGATGACCTCAAACCTGGACTTTCTAACCTTTTTCATTTTACCAATAAATAATAGACATATTTCAAAGCaagctgaaaatgaaaattatcATAGCTTTTTCCACCACAGCAACTAACAGAACTAGATTTTCACCCTTATGCTgacaaaacaaatatgaaatCAACAGCAGAGAGAATGTAGGCCCCAACTAGGACAGTGTATGCTGGTTGGCACTGAAATGAACgcacagaaataaaatcatagcaaggacattaaaacaaaaaaaacagaaaaaagaaaaaagtttagCCTCTGAATTTTGGAAGAACAATAACAACATTAAACCTGTAATGGTTACTTCCCAACACAGCCCACAGTGTTTAATGCTCAGTAGTGATATGTGGAGCAACCAGTGGGTGGGTTTGGGTAAGCTTACTAGAAATATCACAGATTTGGGCCAGTGGCTCACCTCCTCTCACTCACTTTCTCTTCcaaacacatacattcacaTATACATGTCATTTTAGCTTCAGCTGAATTTCAGAATGAATGTTTACACAAAACAGGTACTGTGGATTTTGTCCCTGAAAACTgacaatacacatacacataatgcACATATTGAATattatttacatattcatatatgTAAAAATTGTTTTACGACAGACTTGCACAATGTGAGCCTATCCTTTAATCCTCACAGCTTTGTAGCACAACTGAATATGTGTGAGTCTGCTTGTATCTATGTGTCAGGTGCCTGTGTCAGTGTGCACTGACAGCTGTCCTCCAGGAACTCGTAAAGTGCTGCAGAAAGGAAAACCCATCTGCTGTTATGACTGTATACTGTGTCCCGAAGGAGAGATTAGCAATGTTACAggtactttattattttgtaatgcATATTCACAATACAAATATACATCTGCTAAAAGCCATTTATATTTTCAGATTCCCCTGATTGTTTCCCTTGCCCCAAGGAGTTCTGGCCTAATGCAGAGAGAGACACTTGTCTCCCCAAGCCTGTAGAGTTTCTTTCCTTCGGCGAGATCCTAGGAATCATCCTGGTTGTGTTCTCAGTTGGTGGCGCCTGTCTTGCAACTTTAACAGCAGCTATATTCTATCGTCATAGGACATCCCCAATTGTCAGGGCCAACAACTCTGAGCTGAGcttcctgctgctcctctcccTGACTCTATGTTTCTTATGTCCATTAACTTTCATTGGACCACCCTCTGAGTGGTCCTGCATGCTGCGCCACACAGCATTTGGGATCACCTTTGTCCTCTGTATGTCTTGTGTACTTGGAAAAACAATTGTAGTGTTAATGGCCTTCAAAGCTACACTCCCAGGCAGTAATGTgatgaaatggtttggtcctCCACAGCAAAGAATGACTGTGGTATTCTTCACATTCATTCAAGTTTTAATATGTACTATATGGTTGGCTCTTAGTCCCCCTTTTCCAATGAAAAACCTCACCACATACAAAGAAAGAATAATTTTGGAGTGTGCATTACGCTCAGCTATAGGGTTCTGGGCTGTGCTTGGATACATAGGCCTACTGGCTGTCTTTTGCTTTGTGTTAGCTGTCCTAGCCCGGAAACTACCTGATAATTTTAATGAAGCCAAACTTATCACCTTCAGCATGTTGATATTCTGTGCAGTCTGGATCACCTTTATCCCAGCATATGTCAGCTCTCCTGGGAAGTTTACTGTGGCTGTGGAGATATTTGCTATTCTGGCCTCCAGTTTTGGACTGATACTGTGTATATTTGCTCCAAAGTGTTTCATCATATTGTTTAAGCCAGAGAAGAACACCAAGAAACatttaatgaataaaactcAATCTTAAGACATTTGAGGGTTAGAAACAGTTAGGATGGCAGCAGTAAAAAGCTTATGATGTGCACATTCAGAACAGTCTTCACTTAGCTGATTCACATAGTAACACATGctttacattaaatatttcatatttaaagtACCATTTTGTGAATATCCTTTCTAACGTTATTGTcttctttacacacacacacacacacacacacacacacacacacacacacacacactcacagacaaacacaaacttcTAAAAGTTGTTTATATTagcaatgtttatttttgtgtttatttgacttTGCAATGTTGTGAATAAATGCTTTTGGTATTATACTTGCTGTCTGTTGCATATTTACTGTAGTTTATGAGACTGATTTCATTCACAAGCTATGATTTTTCCCTTCTTGGGAATGATACCACACGATGCGATTTATTGTAAACTAACTCACATACTTAAcataattaaaaatgattattaatatttattaaaacagtgagtcatcagaaatcagaaatcatcTTAACAATGAGAAATGTTTTACCTTAAGCTTGCTTGAGCCATGTTAAggttaacaatattttaacggAGCAAGGAAAGCTAATTGCTAGCGTGCTTGGTTGAAACGGGCACATGCTCATTTCAAGTCcatttttttgtgcatgtgcaATGGTGTTTACAATGATAACTTTGTTAGAGGAGAAGAGATACATGAAAGAAAAGATTTGACAAGCCTTATTCAAAGACCACTGGATAAGAGTATCCTCTCTACCCAATCTTCTCTAAGCTGATAGGGAGAAGCTTTGTCTGAAAATCTATataaaccagtgaaaacacacagcatGATCACATGCAGACAGGTGAGGGATGGAGATCTCAGCTCTCTTTATTGGCCTGATGCTGTCTCTGGCTTTTTGTGAGCTGAACTCAACTCTTGCTTTGAATGGTTCTGGGGATCGTATGAAAAATTGGGCTGGGTTTTCAGAGGATACGAGTGGTGCTGGGGTTGTAACTGATGCCTCGTCTGTAAAATGTACACTTCAGGGAACCACTCGTGTACCTGTGTTCTCGATGGGTGGTGACTATATTATTGGTGGGGTTTTCGCCATACACTACTACATGCACACATTAAAGcacaactacaccaccatgcCTGAGCCACTAAGGTGCACAGGGAGGTGAGTAaaagggaggaaggaggaatAAGAGGATGTTAAACTGTCTGTGCATAGAAATGTTTTTTGGAAATGTTTGCAGGTATTATGTTCACAAAAACAGTAGTGTGAAAATAAGCatcctgtgttttctttatgttaAAATATAGATATGTTTCACAACTGTTTTCTAAATTTTtaacatgataaaaacaaaataagaatttTGATTTACTTGACTATTGATAATTTGTGCATTACGGCCCATGTGAATTTTGGACTGATATCTAATCCTATGTTTTGAACTCGGTGTTCAGGAAATTCATTGATGTGTATTTGCTCCACAGATGCAGTGCAGCCACTGTATCAATTCAAGTCCTTAATTTCAAATTGCAGTTAATCTTTAGTGTGCATTTCTAGGAGTATTTCTTTATAAAAAAGTGTCTGTGTGCAGCATGATCCTCCAGGAACTGCGCTCCTCACGTGCAATGATTTTTGCCATCGAG of Epinephelus lanceolatus isolate andai-2023 chromosome 4, ASM4190304v1, whole genome shotgun sequence contains these proteins:
- the LOC117259891 gene encoding extracellular calcium-sensing receptor-like; its protein translation is MGGDYIIGGVFAIHYYMYTLKHNYTTMPEPLRCTGSMILQELRSSRAMIFAIEEINNSTELLPGIKLGYQIYDSCASVPVAVHVAFQLSSGLDPVFYTGNSCSQSGMVMAVIGDSGSTPSIGMSRIVGSFNIPQVSHYATCACLSDKQQYPTFFRTIPSDQFQADALAKLVKHFGWTWIGAVRSDSDYGNNGMASFLDAAHKEGICVEYSESFYRTHPRSRIQRVADVIRRSTAMVVVAFTSPGDMRILLEELSLKPSPPRQWIGSESWVTDPDMLRFSFCSGAIGFAIEKSVIPGLRDFLLDLSPSKVAASPVLTEFWEDAFNCSLGKSAATDKSICDGTEDIQMIQTPYTDTSQLRITNMVYKAVYAIAHAIHNAVCQETNSTTQCDKFTKTEPREVLTQLKEVNFSQNGYDVSFDANGDPVATYELVNWQKSESGSIELVTVGHYDASLPAGQEFSINRKLTWVEGGTQVPVSVCTDSCPPGTRKVLQKGKPICCYDCILCPEGEISNVTDSPDCFPCPKEFWPNAERDTCLPKPVEFLSFGEILGIILVVFSVGGACLATLTAAIFYRHRTSPIVRANNSELSFLLLLSLTLCFLCPLTFIGPPSEWSCMLRHTAFGITFVLCMSCVLGKTIVVLMAFKATLPGSNVMKWFGPPQQRMTVVFFTFIQVLICTIWLALSPPFPMKNLTTYKERIILECALRSAIGFWAVLGYIGLLAVFCFVLAVLARKLPDNFNEAKLITFSMLIFCAVWITFIPAYVSSPGKFTVAVEIFAILASSFGLILCIFAPKCFIILFKPEKNTKKHLMNKTQS
- the LOC117259890 gene encoding extracellular calcium-sensing receptor-like: MGGDYIIGGVFAIHDYMHTLKHNYTTMPEPLRCTGSMILQELRSSRAMIFAIEEINNSTELLPGIKLGYQIYDSCASVPVAVHVAFQLSSGLDPVFYTGNSCSQSGMVMAVIGDSGSTPSIGMSRIVGSFNIPQVSHYATCTCLSDKQQYPTFFRTIPSDQFQADTLAKLVKHFGWTWIGAVRSDSDYGNNGMASFLDAAHREGICVEYSESFYRTHPRSRIQRVADVIRRSTAMVVVAFTSPGDMRILLEELSLKPFPPRQWIGSESWVTDPDMLRFSFCSGAIGFAIEKSVIPGLRDFLLDLSPSKVAASPVLAEFWEDTFNCRLEKSAATDKSICDGTEDIQMIQSPYTDTSQLRITNMVYKAVYAIAHAIHNAVCQETNSTTQCDKFTKTEPREVLTQLKEVNFSQNGYDVSFDANGDPVATYELVNWQKSESGSIELVTVGHYDASLPAGQEFSINRKLTWVEGGTQVPVSVCTDSCPPGTRKVLQKGKPICCYDCILCPEGEISNVTDSPDCFPCPKEFWPNAERDTCLPKPVEFLSFGEILGIILAVFSVGGACIATITAAIFYRHRKSPIVRANNSELSFLLLFSLTLCFLCPLTFIGPPSEWSCMLRHTAFGITFVLCMSCVLGKTIVVLMAFKATLPGSNVMKWFGPPQQRMTVVFFTFIQVLICTIWLVLSPPFPMKNLTTYKKRIILECALGSAIGFWAVLGYIGLLAVFCFVLAVLARKLPDNFNEAKLITFSMLIFCAVWITFIPAYVSSPGKFTVAVEIFAILASSFGLILCIFAPKCFIILFKPEKNTKKHLMNKTQS